The proteins below come from a single Zhouia spongiae genomic window:
- a CDS encoding M20 family metallo-hydrolase, whose amino-acid sequence MIPQELSIQAIELLKQLIATQSFSSEEEGTAKHIENWFTAFGIPFKRENNNVWAFNKHYEEGKPLLLLNSHHDTVKPNNAYTRDPFHPHIEDGKLYGLGSNDAGGCLVSLLATFTHFYDKGDLKYNIVMVASAEEESSGPNGLNSVLKRLPLIDVAIVGEPTLMNLAIAEKGLVVFDGKIKGTPSHAAHPNDDNPIYNTIDVLKWFKDFEFEKVSEVLGKVKMTVTQINAGKQHNVVPSEVDIVVDVRVNDCYSNEDVNTLIQENAPCEMNARSLRLNSSSIPQEHELVQAGISLGRSTYGSPTLSDQAVLYCPSLKLGPGDSTRSHSANEFIYVNEIEEGIEIYIKVLDKVL is encoded by the coding sequence ATGATACCACAAGAGCTTTCCATCCAAGCTATTGAACTATTAAAACAATTAATTGCCACGCAATCTTTTTCGTCGGAAGAAGAAGGAACTGCAAAACATATTGAAAACTGGTTTACTGCATTCGGAATTCCGTTTAAAAGGGAAAATAACAATGTGTGGGCTTTCAACAAACATTACGAAGAAGGAAAACCATTATTGTTACTCAATTCACATCACGATACGGTTAAACCCAACAATGCCTATACCAGAGACCCGTTTCATCCGCATATTGAAGATGGCAAGCTTTACGGGCTCGGGAGTAATGATGCAGGCGGTTGCCTGGTTTCTCTTTTAGCTACGTTTACCCATTTCTACGACAAAGGAGACCTAAAATATAACATCGTAATGGTAGCTTCTGCCGAAGAAGAAAGTTCAGGCCCAAACGGATTAAATTCCGTCTTAAAAAGGCTCCCCCTAATAGATGTGGCTATAGTTGGTGAACCTACACTGATGAACCTGGCCATTGCTGAAAAAGGATTGGTCGTGTTCGACGGAAAAATTAAAGGCACACCAAGCCATGCAGCACATCCTAATGACGATAATCCGATTTATAACACTATAGATGTTCTAAAATGGTTTAAAGACTTTGAATTTGAAAAAGTTTCAGAGGTGCTGGGGAAAGTAAAGATGACCGTAACTCAGATAAACGCCGGCAAACAACATAATGTGGTACCATCGGAAGTAGATATCGTAGTAGATGTTCGTGTAAATGATTGTTACAGCAACGAAGATGTTAATACCCTAATACAGGAAAATGCTCCCTGCGAAATGAATGCAAGATCATTACGCCTAAACTCATCTTCCATTCCGCAAGAACATGAACTTGTGCAGGCCGGTATTTCGCTGGGGCGCTCTACATACGGTTCTCCAACACTATCAGACCAGGCTGTACTGTATTGTCCGTCCTTAAAACTAGGTCCGGGCGATTCTACTCGGTCACATTCTGCCAATGAGTTTATATATGTGAATGAAATTGAAGAAGGCATTGAAATTTATATAAAGGTATTAGATAAAGTATTATAA
- the argH gene encoding argininosuccinate lyase, with protein MKLWDKGFSTDKKIDIFTVGSDRELDLVIAKYDVIASKAHARMLGKIGLLTEKEVSDLTLTLDEICKTIEEGTFTIEDNFEDVHSKIEYLLTDKLGDTGKKIHTARSRNDQVLVAVNLYLKNELADIKKRSKELFETLLSLANQYKEVLLPGYTHLQIAMPSSFGLWFSAYAESLIDDLYMVDAAYKIVDQNPLGSAAGYGSSFPIDRAYTTNELKFANQKYNVVAAQMSRGKSERTTAIAISGLAATLSKFAMDICLYMSQNFDFITFPNELTTGSSIMPHKKNPDVFELIRGKCNKVQAVPNQLALLTTNLPSGYHRDLQLTKEIIVPAIQELKSCLEMMNFSIKSVIVKESILDDKKYDYLFSVDTLNDLVLSGMPFRDAYKKMGMEIEKGTFSPKRDINHTHDGSLGNLCLDKIKEKFNNID; from the coding sequence ATGAAACTTTGGGACAAAGGTTTTTCAACAGACAAAAAGATAGATATATTCACGGTTGGGTCCGACAGAGAACTCGACCTGGTTATTGCCAAATACGATGTCATTGCCTCTAAAGCACATGCCAGGATGCTCGGAAAAATCGGATTATTGACTGAAAAGGAAGTATCTGATTTAACTCTTACTCTTGATGAAATCTGTAAGACTATCGAAGAAGGCACCTTTACTATTGAAGATAATTTTGAGGATGTACATTCTAAAATAGAATACTTACTAACGGATAAGCTTGGAGATACCGGGAAAAAGATTCACACAGCCAGATCGAGAAACGATCAGGTTTTAGTTGCGGTAAACCTTTATTTGAAGAACGAGCTAGCCGACATAAAAAAGCGCTCTAAGGAATTATTTGAAACATTGTTATCATTAGCGAACCAATACAAAGAAGTACTACTTCCCGGTTATACTCATTTACAGATAGCGATGCCGTCTTCGTTCGGGCTATGGTTCTCTGCTTATGCGGAAAGTTTGATTGATGATCTATATATGGTTGATGCTGCATACAAGATTGTTGATCAGAATCCATTAGGAAGTGCTGCCGGATACGGAAGTTCCTTCCCTATCGATAGAGCCTATACAACCAATGAACTCAAATTTGCTAACCAGAAATACAATGTGGTAGCTGCCCAAATGAGCCGGGGTAAATCTGAAAGGACCACAGCTATTGCCATTAGCGGCCTTGCTGCTACCCTCTCGAAATTTGCTATGGACATCTGTTTGTACATGAGTCAGAATTTCGATTTTATAACCTTCCCCAATGAATTAACCACAGGGTCGAGTATCATGCCTCATAAAAAGAACCCGGATGTTTTTGAACTTATCAGAGGTAAATGCAACAAGGTACAGGCAGTACCAAATCAACTGGCCTTGTTAACCACTAACCTGCCCAGCGGATATCACAGAGACCTCCAGCTTACCAAAGAAATTATAGTTCCTGCTATTCAGGAATTAAAATCATGTCTGGAAATGATGAACTTCTCTATCAAAAGCGTAATTGTAAAAGAAAGCATTCTCGATGATAAAAAATATGACTATCTCTTTAGTGTCGATACTCTGAATGATCTCGTATTAAGCGGAATGCCATTCAGGGACGCATACAAAAAGATGGGAATGGAAATTGAGAAGGGGACATTCAGTCCTAAACGCGACATAAATCATACTCATGACGGGAGCCTGGGCAATTTATGTCTTGATAAGATTAAAGAGAAGTTTAATAATATAGACTAG
- a CDS encoding glycosyltransferase family 4 protein, translating into MLYAIGVFLGCFVLTIWTIPKIIRVVTHKNLMDDPGSRSSHETKTPTLGGVSFFLAFIGVMFFIRDFDHFEEAIYFVPALTIVFIAGLKDDLVSISPRAKLVAQISAIGFILYNSGFQFNTFNGFLGIGDIPVWLGMVLSGFLMIVIINAFNLIDGIDGLASMVGLVISGAYGTIFYLIDEPFYMLVCLALQGCLLAFLYYNLSVHRKIFMGDTGSLLVGFIISALTVKMLALNPSDMIELPFLMENAPVVAVSILIVPLFDTARVFTIRLLQNRSPFSADRNHIHHLFIDGLLLSHRRASFFISVLNFLFISFIVLMAKEVGYMQLTGMFAISIAGLCVMCHALKKNRDRLQSRSSAVKRLKNIVKQRQSEPLTQLNVLRRNAG; encoded by the coding sequence ATGCTATATGCTATAGGAGTCTTTCTAGGTTGTTTTGTATTAACAATCTGGACCATTCCCAAAATAATACGAGTAGTAACTCACAAAAACTTAATGGACGACCCCGGGAGTCGAAGTTCGCATGAAACCAAAACCCCGACACTCGGAGGCGTATCTTTCTTTCTGGCATTTATAGGGGTAATGTTCTTTATCAGGGATTTCGATCACTTTGAAGAAGCAATCTATTTTGTTCCGGCTCTCACGATTGTGTTTATTGCCGGCTTAAAAGATGATCTGGTATCAATAAGTCCGAGGGCAAAATTGGTTGCACAGATCTCCGCGATCGGATTTATATTGTATAATTCAGGTTTTCAGTTCAATACGTTTAATGGCTTTTTAGGAATTGGAGATATTCCGGTTTGGTTAGGGATGGTTCTGTCAGGATTTTTAATGATAGTCATCATAAATGCTTTTAACCTTATCGATGGCATCGACGGTTTGGCATCTATGGTCGGGTTGGTTATTTCAGGTGCATACGGAACCATTTTTTATCTGATTGACGAGCCATTTTATATGTTGGTCTGCCTGGCATTACAAGGGTGTCTTTTAGCCTTTCTTTATTACAACTTATCTGTACATCGGAAGATATTTATGGGAGATACAGGCTCTTTGTTAGTCGGGTTTATAATCAGCGCTCTTACAGTCAAGATGCTTGCATTGAATCCCTCTGACATGATCGAACTCCCTTTTTTGATGGAAAATGCTCCGGTAGTTGCCGTAAGCATTCTGATAGTGCCTCTGTTCGATACTGCCCGTGTGTTTACAATTCGCCTTTTACAAAACAGGTCTCCTTTTTCAGCCGATAGAAATCATATCCATCATCTTTTTATTGACGGATTGTTGTTATCACACAGAAGGGCTAGTTTTTTTATTAGTGTGTTAAACTTTCTGTTTATTTCTTTCATTGTTTTAATGGCTAAAGAGGTTGGATATATGCAATTAACAGGGATGTTTGCCATTTCTATAGCAGGCCTGTGTGTTATGTGCCATGCTCTGAAGAAAAACAGGGATCGCTTACAAAGCCGTTCTAGTGCGGTAAAACGTCTGAAGAATATTGTAAAACAACGCCAGTCAGAACCATTGACACAGTTGAACGTACTGAGGAGAAATGCAGGTTAG
- a CDS encoding phosphocholine-specific phospholipase C produces the protein MSNIDGSYELKEIKHIMDNRRDFLKKAALLSGGVGVSMAFPPSIQKALAINPKEGSTFEDAEHVVLLMQENRSFDHCFGTLKGVRGFNDPRAIDLPNKNPVWLQTNKKGETYAPFRLNIKDTKATWMGDLPHSWEDQVDARNEGKFDKWLEAKKVWRKAYKDIPFTMGYYNRQDIPFYYSFADAFTVFDQHFCSSLTGTTTNRMYFWTGANKGSKEAPANVRNSEVYYTKEVNWKTFPERLEEMGVSWRIYQNEVSIQTGLKGEDTSLLGNFTDNNLEWFSQFNIRYATGHQRFLKKRRSELPEEIETLKEEIAKLPKAKSQSLRNELEKKAKQLVKITEELELWNPESYDKLSQFQKNLHEKAFTTNIGDPDYHQTETLIYKEGDEERAIRIPKGDILHQFREDVDNGKLPAVSWLVAPQKFSDHPSAPWYGAWYVSEVLDILTKNPEIWKKTIFILTYDENDGYFDHIPPFVAPDPKDRKACSEGIDTSAEYVTLKEELKKGVKPENARESAVGLGYRVPMIVASPWTRGGWVNSEVCDITSTIQFLETFLSKKKGKELKETNISSWRRTISGNLTSAFRPYNPSQFVFSDFVHRDELMKDINNAGFKEVPANFKALSAAEIDQVIRNMRLTALLPKQENGVKNSCALPYELYVNGRLDRNANQFKLSFEASDDVFKNQAAGAPFNVYAPGRYLKEDTSASVFESVRTWSYAVKAGDIIEDNWPLDHFENKNYHLRAYGPNGFYREFKGDINDPDIEITCTYEQKGRFIKKLSGNIELKIANHSKDDIVLIINDNAYGERSQTPLIKAQKEQTILVKTEGSYNWYDFSVRVKGADRYERRFAGRVETGEHSKTDPFMGGII, from the coding sequence TTGAGTAATATTGATGGTTCTTATGAACTCAAAGAGATCAAACATATAATGGATAACAGAAGAGATTTTTTAAAAAAAGCAGCCCTGCTTAGTGGAGGAGTAGGGGTTTCAATGGCTTTTCCTCCTTCAATACAAAAAGCCTTGGCAATAAACCCCAAAGAAGGATCAACTTTTGAAGATGCCGAGCATGTGGTTTTATTAATGCAGGAAAACAGGTCTTTCGATCATTGTTTTGGTACCTTAAAAGGGGTACGCGGGTTTAATGATCCCAGAGCGATAGACTTGCCCAATAAAAATCCTGTTTGGTTACAGACTAATAAGAAAGGAGAAACATACGCGCCTTTTCGGTTAAACATAAAAGACACGAAAGCAACCTGGATGGGTGATTTGCCGCATTCATGGGAAGATCAGGTAGATGCCCGGAATGAAGGTAAATTTGATAAATGGCTGGAAGCTAAAAAAGTATGGAGAAAGGCATATAAGGATATTCCGTTTACCATGGGATATTACAATCGTCAGGATATCCCTTTTTACTACTCTTTTGCAGATGCTTTTACTGTTTTCGATCAGCATTTTTGCTCATCTTTAACAGGAACGACAACCAACAGAATGTATTTTTGGACCGGAGCCAATAAAGGAAGTAAAGAAGCCCCTGCCAATGTCAGGAACTCTGAGGTATATTATACAAAAGAAGTAAACTGGAAGACTTTTCCGGAGCGTTTGGAAGAGATGGGGGTTTCATGGAGAATATATCAAAATGAAGTGAGTATCCAAACAGGTCTAAAGGGAGAAGACACTTCATTGCTAGGTAATTTTACGGATAATAACCTGGAATGGTTTTCACAGTTCAACATTCGCTATGCCACCGGACATCAACGTTTTCTTAAAAAAAGAAGATCAGAGCTCCCGGAGGAAATCGAAACCCTAAAAGAAGAGATAGCAAAACTTCCAAAGGCAAAATCCCAGAGTTTACGTAATGAGCTGGAAAAGAAAGCAAAACAACTGGTTAAAATAACGGAAGAGCTGGAACTATGGAACCCGGAGAGCTATGATAAGCTTTCTCAGTTTCAGAAAAACCTTCACGAAAAAGCCTTTACAACTAATATCGGAGATCCTGACTATCACCAAACAGAAACCTTGATTTATAAGGAAGGCGATGAAGAAAGAGCGATCCGGATACCGAAAGGAGATATTCTTCACCAATTCAGAGAGGATGTAGATAATGGTAAGTTGCCGGCAGTCTCGTGGCTGGTGGCTCCCCAGAAGTTTTCCGACCACCCAAGTGCACCCTGGTATGGAGCCTGGTATGTGTCTGAAGTACTTGATATCTTAACCAAGAACCCGGAAATATGGAAAAAAACCATCTTTATTCTCACCTATGACGAAAATGATGGGTATTTTGACCATATACCGCCTTTTGTTGCTCCCGATCCGAAAGACAGGAAGGCATGCTCTGAAGGTATCGATACATCTGCGGAATATGTAACACTCAAGGAAGAACTTAAGAAGGGGGTAAAACCGGAAAATGCCCGCGAAAGTGCTGTTGGCCTGGGATATCGGGTTCCGATGATCGTAGCTTCTCCATGGACCCGTGGCGGATGGGTAAATTCTGAGGTATGTGATATTACTTCCACCATTCAGTTTCTTGAAACATTCTTAAGTAAAAAGAAAGGAAAGGAACTTAAAGAAACCAATATAAGTAGTTGGCGAAGAACGATTTCGGGCAATCTCACATCAGCTTTCAGACCATACAATCCCTCCCAGTTTGTTTTTTCTGATTTTGTACACAGGGATGAGTTGATGAAAGATATCAATAATGCCGGTTTTAAAGAAGTACCGGCTAATTTTAAAGCTTTGTCAGCAGCAGAAATCGATCAGGTTATAAGAAATATGCGCCTGACAGCTCTTTTGCCAAAGCAGGAAAATGGCGTAAAGAATTCTTGTGCCTTACCATATGAATTGTATGTAAATGGTCGATTAGACCGAAATGCGAATCAATTCAAATTGTCTTTTGAAGCTTCTGATGATGTTTTCAAGAATCAGGCGGCAGGAGCTCCTTTTAATGTGTATGCTCCCGGGCGTTATTTAAAAGAAGACACTTCTGCATCGGTTTTCGAATCGGTCAGGACCTGGTCTTATGCTGTAAAGGCCGGCGATATCATTGAAGACAACTGGCCTTTAGACCATTTCGAAAATAAAAATTATCATCTTAGAGCCTATGGGCCGAACGGGTTCTACCGGGAGTTTAAGGGAGACATAAATGACCCGGATATTGAAATAACCTGTACATATGAACAAAAAGGAAGGTTCATTAAAAAACTTTCAGGGAATATCGAATTAAAAATTGCAAATCATTCCAAAGATGACATTGTGTTGATAATCAACGACAATGCATATGGAGAACGATCTCAGACACCTTTGATCAAAGCCCAAAAAGAACAAACCATTCTCGTAAAAACTGAAGGAAGTTATAACTGGTACGATTTTTCCGTTAGGGTAAAAGGTGCCGATCGTTATGAACGAAGATTTGCGGGAAGAGTAGAAACCGGCGAACACTCAAAAACAGACCCATTCATGGGGGGGATTATTTAG
- a CDS encoding exonuclease domain-containing protein: MYAIVDIETTGFGGQDNRITEIAVVVYNGIVIVREYHTLVNPEMDVSRYVTGLTGIDNDMLAGAPTFNQIADIIDEITTDHIFVAHSVNFDYNVIKNEYKRIGRSYSRKRLCTVRLSRQIFPGFRSYSLGNLCRQLDIPVKDRHRAKGDADATVKLFEKLLLNDSKNSITKHLNARSKELTLPPLLPKKSVENLPNSPGIYYFFDAERKIIYVGKAVDIKKRVFGHFYDKKAKELALTKETAFVEYEETGSELLALLMEASEIKRHYPKYNTAQKRRSKGYGITIYTDRKGIKHIVYNTVSNISHPIKTFHSVIECIAFLEYVCSVYKLCPKYTQLQKKAVHCSHFKIDTCEGICRGNESITEYNKKVHQAVKNITSERKDFVIMEKGRTPDENGIVLVEDNHYIGHGFLSEEETITRLCDFKNYIKPVVADRDFDRIIDAYLLKNDNARLFF, from the coding sequence ATGTATGCAATAGTAGATATAGAAACTACCGGTTTTGGAGGGCAGGATAACCGTATAACGGAAATCGCTGTCGTCGTTTATAACGGAATAGTTATTGTCAGGGAATACCATACTCTTGTTAACCCGGAAATGGACGTATCCAGGTATGTAACGGGTTTAACAGGTATTGATAATGACATGCTCGCAGGAGCCCCTACTTTTAATCAGATAGCCGATATCATAGATGAGATCACAACTGATCATATCTTTGTGGCGCATAGTGTTAATTTTGATTATAATGTCATTAAAAACGAGTACAAACGCATTGGGAGGAGCTATAGCAGAAAACGGTTGTGTACAGTAAGGCTCTCCCGTCAAATATTTCCCGGTTTTCGTTCATATAGCCTGGGCAATCTTTGCAGGCAACTGGATATTCCTGTAAAGGACAGGCACAGGGCAAAAGGAGATGCGGATGCTACTGTAAAGTTGTTTGAAAAACTGCTGTTAAATGATAGCAAAAATAGTATAACCAAACACCTCAATGCAAGATCGAAAGAATTAACCTTACCTCCTTTATTACCGAAAAAGTCAGTTGAAAATTTGCCAAACTCTCCGGGGATATATTACTTTTTTGATGCTGAAAGAAAAATAATATACGTAGGCAAGGCTGTTGATATTAAAAAAAGAGTGTTCGGCCATTTCTATGATAAAAAAGCGAAAGAATTAGCTCTTACCAAAGAAACGGCATTTGTTGAGTATGAAGAAACAGGGAGTGAACTATTGGCCTTGCTGATGGAAGCTTCAGAAATTAAGAGACATTACCCTAAGTATAACACTGCTCAGAAAAGGCGGTCAAAAGGATATGGTATCACAATATACACAGACAGAAAAGGGATAAAGCACATAGTTTACAATACGGTCAGTAATATCAGCCATCCCATAAAAACGTTTCATTCGGTTATCGAATGTATAGCCTTTTTAGAGTACGTATGTTCAGTATACAAGTTGTGTCCGAAGTACACTCAATTACAGAAGAAAGCGGTTCATTGTTCTCATTTTAAAATAGATACATGCGAGGGAATATGCAGGGGAAATGAGTCTATAACCGAATACAATAAAAAAGTACATCAAGCCGTAAAGAACATTACATCCGAGCGTAAAGACTTTGTAATTATGGAAAAAGGCCGGACCCCTGATGAAAATGGAATTGTGCTGGTGGAAGACAACCACTATATCGGGCATGGTTTTCTGAGCGAAGAAGAAACAATCACCCGGTTATGTGATTTTAAAAACTATATAAAACCAGTAGTTGCCGATAGGGATTTCGACCGGATAATAGATGCATACCTTTTAAAGAACGATAACGCAAGATTATTTTTTTAG
- a CDS encoding TonB-dependent receptor, which translates to MKTIKLINQLLLLILSSVTYAQNGTLKGRVLDGDFPLPGATIHIYGTQKGTTTDFDGYFSLTGINGNENRLIISYIGYQQHTSNVSFASEKTIDIGNIILKPEASQLEEVVVQGTASRRLSEAKALNLQKNALSIKSVIASDGIGKLPDRNAAEAVQRIPGVSIERDQGEGRYVAVRGLPAEWNSTTMNGNRIPTGADEGGSRATAFDFFPTEMIAYVEVSKALTPDIDADGIGGSVNFITKTAPSKFTLDATLGSGYNEKSGKGIYSGNVTIGNKSDSGKTGFILSVSQWNRNWASDNFEARRSGDHGVYRLELRDYIGERKTTGVNGAFEFNPSTKDKIFTKINYGKLVDTEIHYKHRIRFDKYKEDSQTGRVELQNIYNDLIFEFIGAELGGKHLGNNGIFDWSLATYRNEFSYGNIPDKNNHSYYVVKFNQNGIGFNPGLIEDRGVGPRAYWDSDGGALNYYNNMFDVYSDPNFQMDPTKMVFADLELYKVGVMERDNIIAGANYELTANDNLKLKFGAKFRDKDRKAVFADEFYGWSGNGAAPTLADYAQYNIEQPGRLDYLNELNTSGKSFNQVLSTEGVVQFYKDNFFNGNLSLLEGDSELLHNGGGLGRNFDVNEQHASVYGMATYKFSDKLTLLGGLRATNTRAKVDGYQFDVTPENPEGILRKVSQDKNYLSILPMVHLKYVPNERTNLRLAVTRTFARPEFAYMAPGGTYIAADNEFKGGNPDLNPTYSLNFDLMGEFYLGKLDVITAGVFYKSITDPIFNDTQQGTINGISGVEISRPRNGDNAWLMGAEISANKKFDFLPGFLNGFGMQANYTYTKSEFTIPGREGTTRLPRQGDHLINAQLYYEKGRFNIRGAYNFKGAYITDHGSGPERDDIYYGDYSALDANASFKINEHFTIFAEVNNILNEPLEYYYGDSSRPRQVEFHGLRGQAGIKWSL; encoded by the coding sequence ATGAAAACAATCAAACTAATTAATCAACTGCTGCTACTGATTTTATCATCAGTGACATATGCTCAGAACGGGACCCTTAAGGGAAGGGTGCTTGATGGAGATTTCCCTCTTCCCGGGGCGACAATACACATTTATGGTACCCAAAAAGGGACTACCACTGATTTTGACGGTTATTTCTCTCTAACGGGAATAAACGGAAATGAAAACCGGCTTATAATAAGCTATATAGGATACCAGCAACATACTTCTAATGTTTCATTTGCATCAGAAAAAACTATAGACATAGGAAACATCATCCTTAAACCTGAAGCCTCTCAATTGGAAGAGGTTGTGGTTCAGGGAACAGCATCAAGAAGATTAAGTGAGGCCAAAGCATTAAACCTTCAAAAAAATGCATTAAGTATTAAAAGTGTCATAGCTTCTGACGGTATAGGGAAACTTCCGGACCGTAATGCGGCAGAGGCAGTACAGCGGATACCTGGTGTTTCTATCGAAAGAGATCAGGGCGAAGGCCGTTATGTAGCTGTACGTGGTTTGCCTGCCGAGTGGAACTCTACCACGATGAACGGAAACAGGATTCCAACCGGAGCAGACGAAGGGGGAAGTAGAGCCACTGCCTTTGACTTCTTCCCTACTGAAATGATAGCTTACGTGGAGGTTTCGAAGGCCTTAACCCCCGATATAGATGCCGATGGAATTGGAGGTAGCGTAAATTTTATTACCAAAACAGCTCCTTCTAAATTCACCCTGGATGCAACATTAGGTTCCGGATATAATGAAAAATCAGGTAAAGGCATTTACAGTGGAAATGTTACGATAGGTAACAAATCTGATTCGGGAAAGACCGGTTTTATTTTAAGTGTTTCACAGTGGAACAGAAACTGGGCCTCAGATAATTTTGAAGCCAGAAGAAGTGGCGATCACGGTGTTTATCGCCTCGAATTGAGAGACTATATAGGTGAAAGAAAAACCACAGGTGTGAATGGAGCCTTTGAATTTAACCCAAGTACAAAAGACAAGATTTTTACAAAAATCAATTATGGAAAACTAGTAGACACTGAAATTCATTATAAACACAGGATCCGTTTTGATAAATACAAAGAAGATTCTCAAACCGGTCGTGTTGAATTACAGAACATCTATAACGATCTTATATTCGAATTCATTGGAGCCGAACTAGGAGGAAAACACCTGGGTAACAACGGTATTTTTGACTGGAGCCTGGCCACTTACAGAAATGAATTCAGCTATGGTAACATTCCGGATAAGAACAACCATAGTTATTATGTTGTTAAATTCAATCAAAATGGAATTGGTTTCAATCCAGGCCTTATCGAAGATCGCGGAGTTGGGCCAAGAGCATACTGGGACTCTGACGGCGGGGCATTGAACTATTACAACAATATGTTTGATGTTTACTCTGACCCAAACTTTCAAATGGATCCGACAAAAATGGTATTTGCCGACCTCGAACTATACAAAGTCGGGGTTATGGAACGCGATAATATAATTGCGGGGGCTAATTATGAATTAACTGCCAACGATAATCTAAAACTTAAGTTTGGCGCCAAATTCAGGGATAAGGACAGAAAAGCTGTTTTTGCTGATGAATTTTACGGATGGTCAGGGAATGGTGCTGCCCCTACCCTTGCCGATTATGCTCAATACAATATCGAACAGCCCGGGAGACTTGATTATTTAAATGAATTAAATACATCCGGAAAATCATTCAATCAGGTTCTTTCTACCGAAGGCGTGGTACAGTTCTACAAAGACAATTTCTTTAACGGCAACCTTTCGCTACTGGAAGGTGATTCTGAATTATTACACAATGGCGGTGGCTTAGGAAGAAATTTCGACGTAAACGAACAACACGCATCTGTATACGGAATGGCTACTTACAAGTTTTCCGACAAGCTTACATTATTAGGAGGGTTAAGAGCTACCAACACAAGGGCAAAAGTAGATGGTTATCAATTTGATGTGACTCCGGAAAATCCGGAAGGGATTTTAAGAAAAGTATCTCAGGATAAAAACTACCTGTCAATATTGCCAATGGTACATTTAAAATACGTTCCTAACGAGCGTACAAACCTAAGGTTAGCTGTTACCAGAACATTTGCAAGACCTGAATTTGCATATATGGCGCCGGGTGGTACTTACATTGCAGCAGATAATGAATTTAAAGGAGGAAATCCCGATCTAAACCCTACGTACTCGCTTAACTTTGACCTTATGGGAGAGTTCTATTTAGGCAAGCTAGATGTAATCACTGCAGGGGTTTTCTACAAGTCAATAACAGATCCTATCTTTAACGATACACAGCAAGGAACTATAAACGGTATTAGCGGCGTTGAAATTTCAAGACCTCGAAATGGTGATAATGCCTGGTTAATGGGCGCAGAGATAAGTGCCAACAAAAAGTTTGACTTCTTACCGGGATTCCTTAATGGTTTCGGGATGCAGGCAAATTACACTTATACCAAATCAGAATTTACAATTCCGGGAAGAGAAGGTACAACAAGGCTTCCAAGACAAGGAGACCATCTGATCAATGCGCAGTTATATTATGAAAAAGGCCGCTTTAACATTCGAGGCGCCTATAACTTTAAAGGTGCCTACATTACTGATCACGGCAGTGGTCCGGAAAGAGATGACATCTATTACGGAGACTATTCGGCTCTTGATGCCAATGCTTCTTTTAAAATAAACGAGCATTTTACCATTTTCGCTGAGGTCAATAATATCCTCAATGAACCTCTTGAGTATTATTACGGAGATTCCAGCAGACCAAGACAGGTTGAGTTTCATGGTTTAAGAGGACAAGCAGGAATTAAGTGGAGCCTGTAA